A stretch of the Nothobranchius furzeri strain GRZ-AD chromosome 5, NfurGRZ-RIMD1, whole genome shotgun sequence genome encodes the following:
- the cep76 gene encoding centrosomal protein of 76 kDa isoform X1: MSLPSEKASELKQRIHNHLLKMDIHGKIRELIAETLGEDQGSGHRSLSEADVLRVLQRRGIIDDVMKDLHFTQAPLHHTDVVQGTAPDAGLKPPPKPTTHFGVFNPDVPLHMKTNVDPSRRYLHLQVLGGKAFLEHLQEPEPLPGQVCSTFKLYLHFHNQRFHSKPVPCACEPDLREGFLLEMHKDGLGDGSKMVDATDMLSICDPVHFVLIKTDTSGETTLVSSYFLDWRIVLSSPSGKTCFAVELMGVGSECKVPAGVLTVSLELYPPLSKHLNSDVISTQQSLERQRTAEKERLFLVYAKQWWREFLEIRPSHQSKLVKIFAQDENGVNRPVCSYVRVLRAGRLLESPRQAARFVSLLAHQRPPVVGGGAKQEQWCTLLAFLCRGKGDCEDHAALLCSLLLGFGLDAYMCVGTKAKGVSHAWVLTRGTDGTITFWESLTAHRYLHRAVDPDAPPLALQPKPSSPYRTVGCVFNHQSFLANCQPSDAVELCVFDFQNPSRWKAMSEEALKSVCAPASNTSLPPLPPLCAPSVDPAAASNQLELEMRYLVSEHRKDLDLATVWDDHLSYLLSSALSAYETERCTGVSCGNEEFQDAVRRAVPDGHTFKGFPIHFLHRNARRAFATCLRSPFCEEIVSCRGDHVRLAVRVRVFVYPENAFAVWLMFACKYRSVL; this comes from the exons ATGTCTCTTCCTTCAGAGAAAGCTTCCGAGCTGAAGCAGAGAATCCACAACCATTTACTGAAG ATGGACATCCATGGGAAGATCCGAGAGCTTATTGCTGAGACTCTCGGAGAGGATCAGGGCTCAGGGCATCGCTCTCTGTCTGAGGCAGATGTCCTTCGTGTTCTCCAACGCAGAGGCATCATAGACGATGTGATGAAAGATCTCCACTTTACCCAGGCTCCCCTGCACCATACAGATGTTGTTCAG GGAACAGCTCCAGATGCAGGACTAAAACCTCCTCCGAAGCCCACCACTCATTTTGGAGTGTTTAACCCAGACGTCCCTCTGCATATGAAAA CCAACGTTGATCCATCTAGACGGTATCTTCATCTCCAAGTTCTTGGAGGGAAAGCATttcttgagcacctccaggagccaGAGCCTTTACCTGGTCAGGTGTGCTCTACTTTTAAACTCTACCTACACTTTCACAACCAGAGGTTTCACTCTAAACCAGTACCCTGTGCCTGTGAACCTGACCTGAGGGAGGGTTTCCTGCTGGAGATGCACAAAGATGGCCTCG GAGATGGCAGTAAGATGGTGGATGCCACAGACATGCTGTCCATATGTGACCCGGTCCACTTTGTGCTGATCAAGACAGACACCTCTGGTGAGACAACACTTGTCTCCTCCTACTTCCTGGACTGGAGGATAGTTCTCAGCTCGCCAAGTGGCAAGACGTGCTTTGCAGTGGAGCTGATGGGAGTTG GAAGTGAATGCAAAGTCCCAGCTGGTGTTTTAACTGTCAGCCTGGAGCTCTACCCTCCTCTCTCCAAGCACCTGaacagtgatgtcatcagcaCACAG CAATCCCTGGAGAGACAGAGGACAGCAGAGAAGGAGAGGCTCTTCCTGGTTTATGCCAAGCAGTGGTGGAGAGAGTTCCTGGAGATCCGACCTTCTCACCAGTCCAAACTGGTGAAGATCTTTGCTCAG GATGAGAACGGAGTCAACAGACCAGTGTGTTCGTACGTGCGTGTCCTTCGTGCCGGCCGCCTCCTGGAGAGTCCTCGACAGGCCGCCCGCTTCGTCAGCCTGCTGGCTCACCAGAGGCCTCCAGTGGTGGGAGGGGGGGCCAAGCAGGAGCAGTGGTGCACATTACTGGCGTTCCTGTGCCGGGGGAAG GGAGACTGTGAGGACCATGCTGCTCTCCTGTGCAGCCTCCTGCTGGGCTTTGGTCTAGATGCATACATGTGTGTGGGCACCAAAGCCAAAGGTGTTTCACACGCCTGGGTCCTGACCCGTGGAACCGACGGGACCATCACCTTCTGGGAAAGTCTGACGGCACATAG ATATCTGCACCGAGCCGTTGATCCAGACGCACCTCCCCTGGCCCTCCAACCCAAGCCTTCTTCCCCGTACCGGACCGTGGGCTGTGTCTTCAACCACCAGAGCTTCCTGGCAAACTGCCAGCCCTCTGATGCCGTAGAGCTCTGCGTCTTTGACTTCCAG AACCCGTCACGCTGGAAGGCCATGAGTGAGGAGGCTCTGAAGTCCGTCTGTGCCCCGGCCTCCAACACGTCTCTGCCCCCGTTGCCTCCTCTCTGTGCCCCGTCTGTGGATCCTGCTGCAGCCAGCAACCAGCTGGAGCTGGAGATGCGCTACCTGGTGTCAGAGCACAGAAAG GACCTGGATCTGGCCACAGTCTGGGATGACCACCTGTCCTACCTGCTGTCCTCAGCCCTGTCAGCCTATGAGACGGAGCGTTGTACCGGTGTCTCCTGTGGTAACGAGGAGTTCCAGGACGCAGTGAGGAGGGCCGTGCCAGATGGACACACCTTTAAAGGCTTCCCCATACACTTCCTGCACCGCAACGCTCGCCGAGCCTTCGCTACCTGCCTCAG GTCTCCGTTTTGTGAGGAAATAGTGAGTTGTCGTGGCGACCACGTGAGGCTCGCTGTGCGTGTTCGGGTGTTTGTGTATCCTGAGAACGCGTTTGCGGTGTGGCTCATGTTTGCGTGTAAATACCGGTCTGTTCTCTGA
- the cep76 gene encoding centrosomal protein of 76 kDa isoform X2 has translation MSLPSEKASELKQRIHNHLLKMDIHGKIRELIAETLGEDQGSGHRSLSEADVLRVLQRRGIIDDVMKDLHFTQAPLHHTDVVQGTAPDAGLKPPPKPTTHFGVFNPDVPLHMKTNVDPSRRYLHLQVLGGKAFLEHLQEPEPLPGQVCSTFKLYLHFHNQRFHSKPVPCACEPDLREGFLLEMHKDGLGDGSKMVDATDMLSICDPVHFVLIKTDTSGETTLVSSYFLDWRIVLSSPSGKTCFAVELMGVGSECKVPAGVLTVSLELYPPLSKHLNSDVISTQGDCEDHAALLCSLLLGFGLDAYMCVGTKAKGVSHAWVLTRGTDGTITFWESLTAHRYLHRAVDPDAPPLALQPKPSSPYRTVGCVFNHQSFLANCQPSDAVELCVFDFQNPSRWKAMSEEALKSVCAPASNTSLPPLPPLCAPSVDPAAASNQLELEMRYLVSEHRKDLDLATVWDDHLSYLLSSALSAYETERCTGVSCGNEEFQDAVRRAVPDGHTFKGFPIHFLHRNARRAFATCLRSPFCEEIVSCRGDHVRLAVRVRVFVYPENAFAVWLMFACKYRSVL, from the exons ATGTCTCTTCCTTCAGAGAAAGCTTCCGAGCTGAAGCAGAGAATCCACAACCATTTACTGAAG ATGGACATCCATGGGAAGATCCGAGAGCTTATTGCTGAGACTCTCGGAGAGGATCAGGGCTCAGGGCATCGCTCTCTGTCTGAGGCAGATGTCCTTCGTGTTCTCCAACGCAGAGGCATCATAGACGATGTGATGAAAGATCTCCACTTTACCCAGGCTCCCCTGCACCATACAGATGTTGTTCAG GGAACAGCTCCAGATGCAGGACTAAAACCTCCTCCGAAGCCCACCACTCATTTTGGAGTGTTTAACCCAGACGTCCCTCTGCATATGAAAA CCAACGTTGATCCATCTAGACGGTATCTTCATCTCCAAGTTCTTGGAGGGAAAGCATttcttgagcacctccaggagccaGAGCCTTTACCTGGTCAGGTGTGCTCTACTTTTAAACTCTACCTACACTTTCACAACCAGAGGTTTCACTCTAAACCAGTACCCTGTGCCTGTGAACCTGACCTGAGGGAGGGTTTCCTGCTGGAGATGCACAAAGATGGCCTCG GAGATGGCAGTAAGATGGTGGATGCCACAGACATGCTGTCCATATGTGACCCGGTCCACTTTGTGCTGATCAAGACAGACACCTCTGGTGAGACAACACTTGTCTCCTCCTACTTCCTGGACTGGAGGATAGTTCTCAGCTCGCCAAGTGGCAAGACGTGCTTTGCAGTGGAGCTGATGGGAGTTG GAAGTGAATGCAAAGTCCCAGCTGGTGTTTTAACTGTCAGCCTGGAGCTCTACCCTCCTCTCTCCAAGCACCTGaacagtgatgtcatcagcaCACAG GGAGACTGTGAGGACCATGCTGCTCTCCTGTGCAGCCTCCTGCTGGGCTTTGGTCTAGATGCATACATGTGTGTGGGCACCAAAGCCAAAGGTGTTTCACACGCCTGGGTCCTGACCCGTGGAACCGACGGGACCATCACCTTCTGGGAAAGTCTGACGGCACATAG ATATCTGCACCGAGCCGTTGATCCAGACGCACCTCCCCTGGCCCTCCAACCCAAGCCTTCTTCCCCGTACCGGACCGTGGGCTGTGTCTTCAACCACCAGAGCTTCCTGGCAAACTGCCAGCCCTCTGATGCCGTAGAGCTCTGCGTCTTTGACTTCCAG AACCCGTCACGCTGGAAGGCCATGAGTGAGGAGGCTCTGAAGTCCGTCTGTGCCCCGGCCTCCAACACGTCTCTGCCCCCGTTGCCTCCTCTCTGTGCCCCGTCTGTGGATCCTGCTGCAGCCAGCAACCAGCTGGAGCTGGAGATGCGCTACCTGGTGTCAGAGCACAGAAAG GACCTGGATCTGGCCACAGTCTGGGATGACCACCTGTCCTACCTGCTGTCCTCAGCCCTGTCAGCCTATGAGACGGAGCGTTGTACCGGTGTCTCCTGTGGTAACGAGGAGTTCCAGGACGCAGTGAGGAGGGCCGTGCCAGATGGACACACCTTTAAAGGCTTCCCCATACACTTCCTGCACCGCAACGCTCGCCGAGCCTTCGCTACCTGCCTCAG GTCTCCGTTTTGTGAGGAAATAGTGAGTTGTCGTGGCGACCACGTGAGGCTCGCTGTGCGTGTTCGGGTGTTTGTGTATCCTGAGAACGCGTTTGCGGTGTGGCTCATGTTTGCGTGTAAATACCGGTCTGTTCTCTGA